The genome window TTAGATTAGCTGAAATGCCACAGAGTTAGCCACGGGTTTTGCGATCATCTCACTTTGCAAAAACTCACAGCCACTTCACTTAAGGCAAAGCCTTGTGGGAGCAGTGTCTTGAATGCCCCCCACACCCcgcccaaaaaaaataaaaaagttcaTGAGTCCCTTGTGTGCTCCAAGCTCTCTTCCTGCTCTATCTCTCTGCTCCGACGTACGTTGTTTCTATGTCCTCATCAGCTTTGTCATTCTCAGGGTAACATACTGCGGATGTGCCCTAAGGAGAGGGAGACCAACTCAAGTGCCCCAGATGTAGAACTAGGCCAGGAAGATTCTCCACTCAGGCCATTTGACCTACACTTTGAGGTGGTCTGGGATCCTAACATTTGTGGTTGTTTACGTTATctctgagctttttttttttttattgtttccaTGAGGCAATCGCCTGCCCTATGCCCCAAATACTTATTTAATTGTCAGTTTGGCAGTGGTTGGCTAAACATTTACCACAGCGGATCACTGCTATCATTAATCCACACTCCTCCGATCTGGCCATGCTCAATACTCTGTGTTGTCCTCAACACTGCTGGTGGACAGATGGATCAAAATGACTATTCTTGGAAAGTGTCAGTCTCAGTAAAAACACTTTATCCAATCTGTTGGTTTGAGGGCCAGCTAAATCAACAAGTCGTCTTGCCCCTTTGACCTTGAACCCTTCTTAAAAGCCCCACAACTACAACGACTTTTGGGAAAGGAAATGAAAGGGCTAGCCAGACCTAGTCAAGTTCCCCATCCCCATCCGCCCCCTCCCAAGAGAAATTACGAAATCTCTCAccccctccctacacacacacacaccatacactctttgtctctcatacacacacacacacacatttcagtgcAGAGGCGTCTCTTACCTTGTCACCTTATGTTTTCATTCCTTGAAACAGTCATGCACCCACATCAACTGCAAATCAGACCTAGCGTGTTTTTCACCCTCTTCCAGGTGTTGCACAGATAACCGACCAAGGGCCGCCGTAACATATGACCCCGCTAGATCTGTCAGGCCACTGGATCTGTCCACGCGccccacacttctctctcttcagGCTTTCATCCCCcactctccttctttctctctctctctctgtctctccatgcTGTGAATCATCAGGAGGGAAGCGGGACATTGATCCTGCCATAAGCGAGTGACAGTGGGCTCAATAATAAGGCAAGCAGGAGCGCATTTGGTATCTTCATCAGATGCCAGAGCTGCGGACAGGCATGTGCGCTCGTGGGTTTGGGTTGAAAAATGACGCGTAGCAGGTCTGTTCATTGCCTGATTCATGCATAGCCCAAACCAAAAGGAATCTGCAAATTAATGCACTGTGAACGGCTAATGGTAGGCATAATATTTTTGTGAACGGTTTATTATTCCTTGGAAATTCAAGTCATAATAATCTTTTAAAAGTTGTACTTTGGAAAATCACACTAAAATTCCATTTTGAGACAGGAAAAATTCCCAAATCATGACATCAATCGCCAAAAGCCTAttttgtcatacacacacaaaactgaagtcagaacaaaaaacaaagacCCTTTTGTCTTTTCATGCTCTGTTGGTTGCTAAGACACTATGGCTGACAGGTAAATTGTCTGCAAATTCCTGTGATTTAATCACAGCACTGCTAGGCATGTCATTTGAATATACTGTGCTGCTGTGTTGGCTACAGTAACACTTTGTGTTAAGAGACAAATCAGAGGATGACAACGTGCAATTACAaattatgaaataaataaaagagcTAGAACCTGTAATCATTACATTTATGCTTTGCACATAATGGTGAAAGAGAAATTAAAGAATGAAAGAGTTCAGAAATGTCTGTTCAATAAAGTGAGTTCAGAAAAGTGTGAAATTCGTCATAGTATTACCATCATTGAgtccatagatatatatacgaTTGAGTCAGTCTACAGTAAGTGTCATCATCGTTGTACCAGTTGTCATAGTACCAGTAATATAATAAGCTTAGCAATTAGACTACATTCTAGAGCACCTCTACAGATTCTTATGGAGATGTTCACTAGTCATAGATTGTGAGAATGTGAATTACTCTGGAAATGAGTAACTCTGTAACAATAAGAAATTGGacataaatatctgtttttTGTTACATGCATTGTTGTGTAttttacacacaacacatatttaTACACATGTATAAATATTTAACATACAATTGTCAGTAAACTAGTAGTATTTAATATGCTAAATGGTGCACCATTTTCATATATCATTGTTCTCTCTTGTCTTACTGCTTATATACACCCACAGCTTAGCACTGCTTCTCTAATCAAGGACATTTACATAACTCCAACAGCAAGATTGCATTATAACATTTATTTCTGTTCAACTAAAACAAAGGCTGCTATCAAAGCAACTGGACACTGGCATCTCTCCAAAAACAATAAACGCAATTAATGAGTTTAGCATGGCTGGTAATCAAATAATTGGCAGAGCTGCATCTACATCCTTGGCTCGCATTTCAGTTGGGGGCAATCAGAAAACATGGTCTGTATGCTCAAAATGTTTTCATCTCACTCAATTCCACAAAATCCACCGTCAGTTCTAGGAAAAGGGGTTTTAGACTCCAGTCAAGGGGTGCTGGAATGTTGGGAGTGTGGCTCATAGTAATCTACAGGAATCTACAGTCATATACAGCCAAGGAAGCTAATCACAGTGATTTTGTGCAGATTATACATTGGAAGCGATATTGCCTCCGTGCGTTCTATATTGTTGATAAGATAGATTGAAAAAGCTTTGGACTTaattgaacaaacaaacaaaaaaatcaaagttGAAATTAGCATCACTTCTGCCAAATACTAATTAAGACATTATGAGTGGTTGACTGAGTATGAGAATGTGAATCATGAAAGGTCAGTTGGCCTTGATGCAAGTCTAACTTGGGCTTACTGCTCTATTGTTTAGATGAAATACGGACTATGAAATATTAACACAAATCTCTTATGCACATAATCATTTTGTAAAAAATTCAACTTTAATATCATCTAAGAATGAACAGGGTGAACAatttacatatattttttttgcagatttttttgcatttttttacaaagttcaCAGTTTAAGTGATTGATAAAGAGAACTGGCATACATATTCAAATTTAAAGAATAATGTAGTAGTatggaaaacaaacatgtacataAAAAACAGCAACATAAAATATCAATTAAACATCAAATCCAACATTTAGTATTAAGTCCTTGAATCTAAAGCACATCTCTTGGTCTCATAAAATAGAGCTCTTATATCTGATTGATCAGCAGATCCAACACAGTGTATGCAGTTCTTACACAATGGATGCTGAAACACATACTTTATGGCAACTATGACAAGGCAGACAGGAATATTAGCACCCAATCAGTTGCCTGTTGGGGTCTCTATGAACATACTTTACAAAAGCAAAGCCAATGCTGCCAAGGCACATCGAGTCCATATCCGATCTCTCTTTATGTCTACACATTGTGTTGGTTGGTTGAAACATTTGTATTCACTTACACCAACAGTGTGAGCATGGGACGAAATAATACCAGCGataaaaatatttcattttgagtccTTCAGTAGATTACACCACCTTCGGTGGTACATATGATAAATGTTATATAGTGCTGATCTTTATATAAACTGCAGCTGTGACGTATACTTTTTTGGTGCAATTCAATGATCCCTTCCAAGGTGACAAAATAACATCTTTTATAAAATAACAGAAGAAAGGATACAAATGCTCAATATaaacaaaaatgctaaaaaaacTATGAGTGTATTACATTAGTGGTCTTATAACGTTACGACAGACTACATAATTACTTTTCCGATGTGataatattgttgttgtttaaactgctgatgttgttgttgttgttgttgttattgagaCTGTGGATTTTACCCAGATTGTTCTGCTTCCTCAGCGATCGTGGCTGGATCTGCTTCTTGATAAAGAGTTTCTGGAGGAATTTGTCGCTGAGGGTGGTGGGGAGGTACGAATGGATGAAGTACATGAGCCCTACCCCAGGACCGGCAAAGTAACGCACCTGGGGCTGTGGGGAGACCAGGGCCTCCACGATGGTGTTGATAACGTGACTCACATCTGTAGGAGCCGTCGCCGCATGGCTGGCGAACAGCTCTCGCGTCTCCTGTATGTACTCCTCACCATACTCCTCCAGAAGACTGGGCGAGATGTTTTCGAGCAGGACCTTGTGCTGCTTCTCCCAGTGCTCCATGTTACTGCTTAGTCctgaaaagcacacacacatacacacacacacgcaagtggTTAAGTGTCAGAACTGTTGGGTGCAGAAATTCCATGATACCTCACGTCCcttgcacatatttatacacaTTGTCCCTCCAAAAAGTGTCAGTTTCCAACTTTTAGGCGCTATTCAGGCCTCAAAGGATGACGTCAGGCAGCACGCACCAACAAAAGGAGTAAGCGGGGCTGACAGATTGGAAGGAGAGCACAGGAAAGTAAACACAGATCTGGGCACACTTGATCCAGACATTTATACCATAATCCCCCCGAGGAGTTCTTGGCTCCGGCGCACTCTAAAATAATATGCTCATAAGGGTGAAAACTACTTAAGAGAAAGACGATTTCATCCGTCCAGGATGTAAACAAGTCGGCTAAATGCTGTAGACTATTATCTTTTCCTTGAAGTATGTGTGAGGACTCATTGTTCCTTTTGCATGTGTATGATGATCCATCTGTCTTTGCAACCTCATTGCATGAAACTCAAACAGGACTGCAGTGGTGGCTGTGGAACTCATGTGCTGTGCAGCAGCAACTCTTTACTAGGGCATGTACAGCTTACGCAAGGACCACATGGCTTTCACTGTAACCTCCAGAAGATTTTTTCACTGGACGGAACTTCTGCAATGGCTCTCAAAGGAAATGGTCTTTGAAGGATGTTGGAATGTGAACTACAATAATGTGGACCTGTCATGTTTTGGAAAATACTGAACCACCATGCCATGACGGCAATGAAGACCATGCCATCCCCATCCTCCTCCAAACTACTGTAACATGATTACAGAAGAGACTTCTATGCTGCTTTATGAGTCTATGAACCTGTATTCCcaaccctcccccctccctccctcattcatcACTGCTCTCTCAGGTATAGTCAGTTGCTCACCTGTGCGGAAGGCTCCCGGTTGGATGGTGGTCACCTTCACACCCCAAGGCTCTAGCTCATGCCTCAGTGTATTGATAAAGAGGTTCAGTGCTGCCTTGGAGGCTCCGTAGGCTGCTAAGCACGGGAAGGGCAGATCTCCTGTAGGACAAAAAGAACGCTTAGTAAGGCATCTCAACCACGCCTGATAATGGGCTCTTTATGGGGTGTATTTAAGGTAATAAAAAGTAGATGAGTTGTACGATTAGCTCATCATTAAACATTGCAACAACATTTTGCAATTGTGCAAGTAGACCCTAAACTGCAAATGCTGGCGGTGCAGTCAAACGTCTGCTGGTTCTGCTTGAATGGCCATGCCATTGGCTGTTTAGAGTTGAGGTTTCCCAACTCAAGCATATCACAGCAACAAGCTCATGCAAACATCAATAAATTTGCTTTTAATTACCATGTTTTGCCCTGATTTGCCAGATTATGCCCTGGTGGTTGGTAATTTGGGCACTGTGGTGCAAGGAACTTGAATGAGCAGTAAGTGTGTAGGGCATAGTTTGCTGCAAACCTCTCATTCACAAGCACCCCCACTTCTGTGTCTGAAGAATGGAACTGCTCTATTGCACATATGCCTCAACGCGTTCCTTAACGCTTCACTGGGAAAGCTAGCGGAACATTTTGAACCGACTGCCACGGTGCCCATAAAAAACCGAGCttcacgaaaaaaaaaaagaaatatgcaACAAGTGCAGGAATCTCCATTCCACTGTAAAGAACTGGCAATGGCTGGGCGGCTGTGTATAGGGAAAAGTTCCAACAGCATAATAGGGCCCCCTTGTTATGGAGAGGGCTTTGCTCTGCCTTGGCAGTAAAGTGACAGTGCGAGTAGATGAAGGTGGTGAGGTAAGAGCGGTGCCAAGGCAAGCCTCCTGGTTTTTTGTACGCCAGAGAGGAAGCTACCGAAGCTGCTTGGGTTAATTGCAGATTGTGACTGTTTATAAACCTGCGGTTTATTTCATGACATAGAAAAGCTCTTATGAATACTATTCATGCTGAGGCGCTGACAGAATTTAAAGCTCTGGGGGGAACAAAAAAgacaattaaaacaaaacaagtacCACCTGGAAGATAAGCCACCTTCCCACTAATTGTGTCTCTTTGACTGTTCGTATTTGTCTTtataggaaaaaaaaacaaaatcagccAGATGCCAGAGAAGATGATGGTTGTTGTATAAACATCCACAGACTGACAGACTGGAGTTATGTTTGCAGTAAGCGTTAATTATGTAGGTGAGGTATTTTCCTCTGTATGTAGTTAATCTTTAATTTTGATGGTAAATTGCCTCTAACGAGAGGAAATGATTGCTACACGTGGGAGTGTTGTGTTTCATAATATCAatataataaagctttattgcTCAAGACAGAAGATACATTTACCCTTGAAGGAGGAATAAAAAGCAATGGAAGGCAACCCAAAAAAGAAATGGGTGTGATAACACTAAAACTACTGTGTTAGAGTTTGTAGTTttagttttctgtgtgtgtgtgtgtgtgtgtgtgtgtgggtgtgtgtgtgtgtgtgtgggtgtatgtgtgtgtgtgggtgtatgtgtgtgtgtgtgtgtgtgtgtgggtgtgtgtgtgtgtgtgtgtgtgtgtgtgtgttggtgtgtgtgtgggtgtgggtgtgggtgtgtgtgtgtgtgtgttggtgtgtgtgtgggtgtgtgtgtatgtgtgggtgtgtgtgtatgtatgggtgtgtgtgtgtgtgtgggtgtgtgtgggtgtgtgtgtgtgtgtagtacctgAAGGGCTGGAGATGGTCACGATCCTGCCCTTGGCTTGCCTCAGCAGTGGGAGGAAGGCCTTGGTAATACTCAGCGTCCCAAAAAAGTTCACCTCCATGCAGCCCCTGTAGTTGGAGATGAGCGAGAGCTCGGCATCGCCAAAGTTGACACATAATCCGGCATTGTTCACCAAAGCCCACAAACCTGAAACACATAAAGATAAAGACAAATAAATTAACGTTTGGAACGTCCATAACCCCGATTTCATTCAACCAGAATACTAAGGCAATTCTATTTACCTAACATCATACCTTCACATTAACCATACATGTAACTTGCTATTATGTATTATAATTAGCCTATATAATGCTTGATAAATTTGTAGGTCAATCAACAGTTAAGCCTGCCTGTCTTTTCAAGTGGTGAGCCTGGAACCCTGGTGAACTGACATGATCGTATTTGAATGCCACATCCATTCCTTATATTGTAATAAGCGTTAGCAAAGGCTGAAGAATCTAGTATTGTCTGAGATACCACAGTCTATTGTTTttatacaaaaatattttaggatAATGACGGAACACACTTTTTAAACGCATTTGGTCACAGGCAGCTCACGTGTACTttatctatctctttttcttcttctgtttcgttgtcctttcttcctctctcgccTCTCTGGTCCTTGATCTCCTCACAGCCATGCATATCCTTTTTACTTATATTCAGCCTGACCCTGTGACATTGACTCTCCAATACTGGTGTGAAAAAGAGTGCCCCTCTGTGGTCAGGATATGAACATGCTTCTTAATTAATGATTGAATAGTTTATTaatacaataaacaataaatggtGATCAAAGAGCAGTTAAACTGAATGTTGAGTAATAAGTGTTGCCAGGGTGTGATCTTTTGAGTGGGCATTTGACTTATTTGATGAGGCAACAAAAATTGCTAAATGGTCTCAAAACGTATACAACACACTCTATTTAAGTTCCGATcctcatctatctatctatctgtctatctatctatctatctatctatctcatgcATAAGAACCATATATCTaccaaatgaaaaagaaaagatacTCTATAGTAACCGGGCTAACTCTATAGAGGCTTTAGATTTTATGATAAGCCATATGATCAACTAGAACACACAAGGTCGGGCAGCAGTATGTCAAAGGATATCACACAATGCATGAGCCATCTCCCCCCTCATAGCAGGTGGGGAGGCCTTTGTGGAGTTGCCACCTCAGTACACAGTGCCTACAATACTGAGTCCATTTGTGAGATCAGAGAGAAGTCCACCATTTGTTCCTAAGGTCGGACTTTGGAAATCTGGGTGTCCGTTTTGAACATTTGAGTGCATTCCGCCTTACAACTGCAGATGTTCAGCAAGCTGCAACTTTCAGCTGTCAGAGCCATGACGGCATTGCACAACATACACGCTTCAACAGAAAAAAGCAAatcattttattaattttagtgtgcaagcacacacactcacacacacacacacacacacacacactcactcacactcacaggcacacacacacttgcacaaacgTAGTAATCCATCCAGCATGTTTCTCCATGACCAGACTGTTTATAGACATCTGGAGACCCACAGAGATATGCATGGCTGTGAGGAGATCAAGGACCAGAGAggcgagagaggaagaaaggacaacgaaacagaagaagaaaaagagatagataaAGTACACGTGAGCTGCCTGTGACCAAATGCGTTTAAAAAGTGTGTTCCGTCATTatcctaaaatatttttgtataaAAACAATAGACTGTGGTATCTCAGACAATACTAGATTCTTCAGCCTTTGCTAACGCTTATTACAAGCACTTCAGAGGTaagacgacaacaacaacagtaaaaACCTGAAACTGGGTGAGTATCACGTAAAGAATTCGGGTCAGATTCAAACCATGTTCTGGCTCTACAAATGGATGAAGAGTTGGCTAAGCAGctagtgtttatgacataaatgtCCATTGggttaattgaaatacattctattatttttaactgccacattttcaaaacaactCGCCAAAGGACTGCGGTTGAAAATTAGCCAGCTGGCTAACACTGGCACATGTATACTGTCcttgtaaataaaaaataaaataaaaaatgaaatgagtTAACCATGTCTTTTCAAAACTGCCCCCACCATTTGGTGAACATACTGGTGGAATCTTCATGTAAGTAACAATCGAGCTATACACAATGTGGTTAATCCATTTTCCCCATCTCAATTAGGCAATGCACTTCTGATTGCGGACGTGCACTGAGTCATTCCCCTGGGCTATGGGCGTGAGCAAGTGTCAAGTACGTGTCTTGAGTAAGGTGCTCAAGTCGCAGCATGAATGGTCAACAGGGGAAATCAGTGCTGCATAAAACCCTTTGTTTAGGAGAGGATTAGACCAAAccccagagaggagaaggagagatggagcagCATGAAAGGGCATTCCTCTCATATCTGATGGAGGGTTCAGTCTGCTCTCATGGGCATGGTTGTTATTATGGgtgaataaataataatatgaatgGTACCAGTTATTTCAGAGATTGTATCCTTAAGCTTAACTAAATGTTTTTATCCATTTGCTCAGAGAGGAATCATATGAAATGGGGGAAGAGGTGTGTTATGCAACAGTGTCCACCAGTAAGCATATGACTGTTATTTCCACATGACGTTTCCCAGGTTTCTCATTTGGTTGAAGTATCTTTATTGAATTTTTCGGCTGAGCTTGTCAACCAGCTCTTTAAGCTGTCACTGTAATAAGCACCAGATTGGACATGTCAGATTGTATCGAGCTGTTAAGGGCACAACCGACCAGGCCGGTAAACCTGCCATACTCAATCCTGCAGCATTTTCATCTGAGTGCTTAATTAAGAGCCTTCCTCAGCTTTCCACCCACATCGTGAAACGTAAAGCAGGTGCCATTTCCAAGTCTATTTAAAGGTTAAAGCGTTTTACTTTAGCTTAAAAGGAATGCCTATGCTTACAGTCACTGGGGCCTGCTACCTGTCAACTGTACCCACCAGGGAGGGAGCGAAAGCTCAAACTTATCTCCAGGTTTCTGTGGCTCGGTGGTCATAGGTCGCGGGAGATGAAAGAAGGGGGGTTTGTTTATGGCTCGTGAAACATAACACTGCTGAGGGATGTTTACATTTTGCCTGGTGGTTGCAGGCACAAAATGTAGGGGTGATTTTAGGTTAACAGAGATGGTCGGCCATCACTCACTAAAAAGCCCTTTGTCCTTGTTTGAATCCCAGtacattttttcccctttcccctTTGTTTGGCACCTGGCTTGGTTGTGCatgctgtttcaaaataaagcGCTTGAGCGTCGgccaagccacacacacacacacacaagaaagaaAGTAACTGAGTGTGTGAATGACCTTCCAACAAACTCCTAATATTACACCCTAGTTGCGCTGCGTATCCTTAAGTCCCCCCTAAAAGTAAACAGCAGCGCGGCCATACTGATTTGCCTTATTTGTCTTTGAGACGCACAGCTGTTCTCTGGACTACGCTGGATGCTTGGGTGTTAACTTACACTCTTTGGAGCAGGCATTACAGTATTGGAGAGGAAAGATAGTTATGAAATGGAATttgtatattgtgtgtttgtatgcaagggacagggagagagagagagagagagagagagagagagagagagagagagagagagagagggtttgttaatagtttgtttatttatgtgtgtgtgtgtaaaagagagagagagagagagagagagagagagtgtgtgtgtgtgtttgtgtttgtgtgtgtttgtgtgtgtgtaattatgcgTGAATAAGCTTGCCCACAAGTGCATGTGCTTTAATAACAAACAAGCCtgatttgtttatgtgtgtatgtgtgcatgtgtgcatactcgtgtgtgtgtgtgtgtgtgtgtgtgtgtgtgtgtgtgtaatgggccCACCTTTCATGCCCAGCTTGGCCTTAGTGTTGATCAGGGCCTGTTGGACATCCTCAGGCCTGGTGATGTCCACCTCCAGGACGGTGAGGCGAGGCGAGCAGGTACGCTGGAGCTCTTGCGCTCCCTCCCCGGCCAGGTTTAGCACCGTAGCAAACACCTCAAAGCCCAGTGCGTCCAGCCGCTTGGCCGCTACATGCCCAAAGCCTGTGTcgcagcctgagagagagagagagagagagagagagagagagag of Alosa alosa isolate M-15738 ecotype Scorff River chromosome 14, AALO_Geno_1.1, whole genome shotgun sequence contains these proteins:
- the hsd11b2 gene encoding 11-beta-hydroxysteroid dehydrogenase type 2, translated to MEGCALSFWIYMGVMSVFVGGVVRKVLASHISAMPSLVAWLAATVLLERLCTLCLPAFLVLAGLCAACCLYSSRQAPNLATSLPTEGKAVLITGCDTGFGHVAAKRLDALGFEVFATVLNLAGEGAQELQRTCSPRLTVLEVDITRPEDVQQALINTKAKLGMKGLWALVNNAGLCVNFGDAELSLISNYRGCMEVNFFGTLSITKAFLPLLRQAKGRIVTISSPSGDLPFPCLAAYGASKAALNLFINTLRHELEPWGVKVTTIQPGAFRTGLSSNMEHWEKQHKVLLENISPSLLEEYGEEYIQETRELFASHAATAPTDVSHVINTIVEALVSPQPQVRYFAGPGVGLMYFIHSYLPTTLSDKFLQKLFIKKQIQPRSLRKQNNLGKIHSLNNNNNNNNISSLNNNNIITSEK